Proteins found in one Betaproteobacteria bacterium genomic segment:
- a CDS encoding glycosyltransferase yields the protein MQSSSAHDAATRFEGPENLADARAYRSLTAGQFGVLLAYVAAGITYLSWRPTVFNADAVAFSTVFYAAELFGFLFALLHLFVCCRLSHRVAGDPPPGLSVGVFVESDRAPMETLERTLIAARDMDYPHATWLLDEGNCAEAEALAERLGVLYQARGSADSARGRALRRSRAAFIALFDAHDVPAPGFLSRTLDFFCDEAVAFVQTPRHLRAVDAIQRESAPGTRLVSHDLSWFFRVVQRGRDSWNAALFCGSCVVIRRAALDKVGGLGARAAADERRFSLRLHAHGLKSVYADEPLATSVSSDGVADYVEARARRGGSAHLACLLERRLTLSQRLCYLQLGMAPVEA from the coding sequence TTGCAATCCTCTTCGGCACATGACGCGGCGACTCGATTCGAGGGACCTGAGAACCTCGCGGATGCGCGCGCGTATCGGTCGCTGACAGCTGGCCAGTTCGGCGTTCTCCTCGCTTACGTCGCAGCCGGAATCACCTATCTTTCCTGGCGTCCGACCGTCTTCAACGCCGACGCCGTTGCCTTCTCCACAGTTTTCTATGCGGCCGAGCTTTTCGGTTTCCTGTTCGCGCTGCTCCACCTGTTCGTCTGCTGCCGGCTTTCGCATCGCGTCGCCGGCGACCCGCCGCCCGGCCTCTCCGTCGGCGTCTTCGTGGAGAGTGATCGCGCGCCAATGGAGACGCTCGAGCGTACGCTCATCGCGGCGCGCGACATGGACTATCCCCATGCCACGTGGCTGCTGGACGAGGGAAACTGCGCGGAGGCGGAAGCGCTTGCCGAGCGCCTCGGCGTCTTGTATCAGGCCCGCGGCAGCGCCGACTCGGCAAGAGGCCGCGCCCTGCGACGCAGCCGGGCGGCCTTCATCGCGCTCTTCGATGCCCACGACGTCCCGGCTCCCGGCTTTCTCTCGCGCACGCTCGATTTCTTCTGCGACGAGGCGGTGGCCTTCGTGCAGACGCCGCGACATCTGCGGGCCGTCGACGCCATCCAACGCGAGTCCGCGCCGGGGACGCGCCTCGTCTCGCACGACCTGTCGTGGTTCTTCCGCGTCGTCCAGCGCGGTCGCGACAGCTGGAACGCGGCGCTCTTCTGCGGCAGTTGCGTCGTCATCCGCCGCGCCGCACTCGACAAGGTCGGGGGGCTCGGTGCCCGGGCCGCCGCCGATGAGCGTCGGTTCTCGCTGCGCCTGCACGCGCACGGCCTGAAGTCCGTGTATGCGGATGAGCCGCTGGCGACCTCGGTCTCGTCTGACGGCGTGGCGGATTACGTGGAAGCGCGGGCGCGTCGTGGCGGCAGCGCGCACCTCGCGTGCCTCCTGGAGCGCCGCCTGACGCTGTCGCAGCGGCTATGCTATCTGCAACTGGGGATGGCGCCGGTCGAGGC
- a CDS encoding NUDIX domain-containing protein — protein MTWDRANRRAAGIVVLRRWPEGWSVLILRAYRNWDFPKGLLDPGESPLAAALRETREEAGLSHLVFRWGETFIDTEPYSGGKIARYFLAESPDGEVVLEVSAELGRPEHDEFRWATPDAAAALLPARLVRVLRWAQRQAACGT, from the coding sequence GTGACCTGGGACCGGGCAAACAGGCGCGCCGCCGGCATCGTCGTCCTGCGCCGATGGCCGGAAGGCTGGAGCGTCCTCATCCTGCGCGCCTACCGCAACTGGGATTTCCCGAAAGGTCTTCTCGATCCCGGTGAAAGTCCGCTCGCCGCAGCCCTGCGCGAGACCCGGGAAGAGGCCGGCCTTTCCCACCTAGTCTTTCGCTGGGGCGAGACCTTCATCGACACGGAGCCGTATTCAGGTGGCAAGATCGCGCGCTATTTCCTCGCCGAGAGCCCCGATGGCGAGGTCGTTCTCGAAGTCTCCGCGGAACTCGGCCGACCCGAGCACGACGAGTTCCGCTGGGCGACACCCGACGCGGCAGCCGCCTTGCTGCCTGCGCGCCTGGTGCGCGTGCTGCGCTGGGCACAGCGTCAGGCCGCTTGTGGCACCTGA